In Bacteroidota bacterium, the genomic stretch TACAGGTTTTATGTTAATGCAAGTTATGTGAACGGTAACTGGGGAAAACCGGTACACATTGATATTACTGTAGAAACACCTTTCACTGATACAACATTGTTCATTATATTGTTATCTTTGATATTGCTACTAAGCCTTTTGGCTATTATCCATCTTATCGTCAAATATTTTAAAAGAAGAGAAGAAACAAGAAAAAACCTTTTGCGCCTGGAGCAAAAATATCTTCGATCCCAATTAAACCCCCATTTTATCTTTAATACTTTAATGGCCATTCAAGGGATTATTTATCAACAAGGGCCTAAAATCGCCGCAAAATACCTTGCAAATTTTGCCAGGCTTATAAGGTATATCACCAGCATTACCGACAGGGAATGGGTTATTCTCGATAATGAAATCATGTTCATACGCAACTATTTCGAACTTCAAAAACTGCGCTTTGGGGACAAATTCGATTATAATATTCAGGTTCAATTCGGCATTCAACCGGAAAAACTCCTCATTCCCCCTATGATGGCCCAGCCCTTCCTGGAAAATGCCATCGAACACGGGTTGCAAAATAAACTAGATAAAGGCAATGTACTTGTTGAAATAAAAAGTATCGAACAATGCCTCCAGATTATCATTACAGATGATGGTATTGGCAGGGAAAAAGCAAATCTGATAAGAAATAAGGAAAAAAGCCGGGAGGATTTCTCAAGTACACAGGTTATCACGGAAAGAATAAAACTACTTAACCAGGTTCAGCATAATACAATAAACCTTGAAATCAAAGATCTATATGATGATTCCGGTATTCCTGCAGGAACAATGGTCATAATCTCATTGCCTTTGATATACGATTAAACGCAAACAATGCATCCGCTAATTGCCCTTCTTATGCATAACCCGGGTTTATTCGCCGTGCTTGTCCTTCGCCACTCTTATCTATCTGTAAACCTGCAACTTGAAACATGCAATCTACAACCTGCCACTCATCATTCCCCATGATTATGAAAAGAATTTCAGATTCTTTTTTGGTATTTCAATGAAACCCTATAACTTTAAAGGCAAATTTAAATCATATGATAAGGACTTTGGTAGTTGACGATGAGGCTAGGGCAAGGGAAACCATCATTGATATGCTGAACCTGTTTTGCAACGGTATCGAGGTTATAGGTGAGGCATCCAGCGTAAAAACCGCATATGAAATGATAGACCATCACCAGCCCGATCTCGTCCTCCTGGATATTAAAATGCCGGATGGTACCGGATTTGATCTCCTGAAAAAATTCGAGAAAATTGGGTTTTATGTCATCTTTATCACGGCTTTTGAAGAATTTGCCATCAAAGCTTTCAAATTCAGCGCTCTCGATTATCTGCTGAAACCTGTCGACCCTGATGAACTAAGCTCCGCAGTTGAAAAGCTGAGAACAGCCATGGAAAAAGACAGCATTGAGCTCAGAATCAAAGCTATGTTTCAGAATCTGAACCAAAACTATGTGAAAAATAAAAAACTCGTGCTGAAAACTACCACCAATGTACACGTAGTGGAACTTGACAATGTCATCCGCTGTCAGTCAGATAAAAACTATACGCACTTTTTCACCATAGATAATGAACAGATCACCGTATCAAAAACCCTGAAAGAATTTGATGAATTGCTGAGTGATATGAATTTCTTCCGCGCTCATCAATCACACCTGATCAACCTCGATTATGTAAAAAGGTTTGAAAAGGCAGATGGTGGATACCTGGTGATGAAAGACAATTCAACCGTTCCCGTTTCTTTCAGAAAGAAAGAAGAACTGATGAGAATTTTTAAAACCCTGTAAACCATAATTTCCC encodes the following:
- a CDS encoding LytTR family DNA-binding domain-containing protein; the protein is MIRTLVVDDEARARETIIDMLNLFCNGIEVIGEASSVKTAYEMIDHHQPDLVLLDIKMPDGTGFDLLKKFEKIGFYVIFITAFEEFAIKAFKFSALDYLLKPVDPDELSSAVEKLRTAMEKDSIELRIKAMFQNLNQNYVKNKKLVLKTTTNVHVVELDNVIRCQSDKNYTHFFTIDNEQITVSKTLKEFDELLSDMNFFRAHQSHLINLDYVKRFEKADGGYLVMKDNSTVPVSFRKKEELMRIFKTL